A stretch of the Nitrosopumilus sp. genome encodes the following:
- a CDS encoding DNA topoisomerase IV subunit A, whose protein sequence is MKLKTNKEKNKIKDRSKKADEKQKNILEMLKSHGAKIYDDLENGQFPKFSIPSRSVSNIVYDKNLRQYILGNNSAIRSSRNSSQLRSFTQLMWLAFFANRLTQEKKSSTLRDVYYSSQAFAIEFEDQSESDNIIVDLEAVTSKPREDFHIFPEERSSIFGDLNIEYTIPGYEGKTMNLSNHPDGYSIGPSLTTAELVDTSAEIVIAIEKGGLFTRFVEEQIDKKFKSIIINTGGQAPRSTRTLLKRLHEEMSLPVIVLTDGDVYGEHIAMVIKSGSANAAHLRELTVPDAKWVGVWATDIEKYKLPTIPMTESDIKRCYDLQKDPRYQDGIWKKELDVFLRLKRKAELEAFSKYGLTNITEKYLPQKLELAKSL, encoded by the coding sequence ATGAAGTTGAAAACCAATAAAGAAAAAAATAAGATAAAAGATAGGAGTAAAAAAGCTGATGAAAAACAAAAGAATATTCTTGAGATGCTTAAAAGTCATGGTGCCAAAATATATGATGATCTAGAAAATGGACAATTTCCAAAATTCTCCATTCCAAGTAGATCTGTGAGCAACATTGTTTATGATAAAAATCTGAGACAATACATTTTGGGAAATAATTCTGCAATTAGAAGTTCCAGAAATTCTTCTCAATTAAGATCTTTTACACAATTGATGTGGCTTGCATTCTTTGCAAATAGATTAACTCAAGAAAAAAAATCATCTACTTTGAGAGATGTTTATTATTCATCACAAGCATTTGCAATTGAATTTGAAGATCAATCAGAATCGGATAATATTATAGTAGATTTGGAAGCAGTCACCTCAAAACCTAGAGAAGATTTTCACATATTCCCTGAAGAGAGAAGCTCTATTTTTGGTGATTTGAATATTGAATATACAATTCCTGGATATGAAGGAAAAACCATGAACTTATCAAATCATCCTGATGGTTATTCTATTGGTCCAAGTTTGACAACTGCAGAATTAGTTGATACAAGTGCTGAAATTGTAATTGCTATTGAAAAAGGTGGTCTTTTTACAAGATTTGTTGAAGAACAAATTGATAAAAAATTCAAATCTATTATTATCAATACAGGCGGTCAAGCCCCTCGTTCAACTAGAACTTTACTAAAAAGACTTCATGAAGAGATGAGCTTACCTGTAATTGTTCTTACAGATGGAGATGTGTATGGAGAACATATTGCTATGGTTATAAAATCTGGTTCTGCAAATGCAGCACATCTAAGAGAGCTTACAGTTCCTGATGCAAAATGGGTGGGAGTATGGGCTACTGATATTGAAAAATATAAACTCCCTACGATTCCTATGACTGAATCTGACATAAAACGATGTTATGATTTACAAAAAGATCCTAGATATCAAGATGGCATTTGGAAAAAAGAGCTTGATGTATTTTTAAGACTGAAAAGAAAAGCAGAATTAGAGGCTTTCTCAAAATACGGTCTTACAAATATTACTGAAAAATATCTTCCACAAAAATTAGAACTAGCAAAAAGTCTTTAA
- a CDS encoding Hsp20/alpha crystallin family protein, whose translation MASYKGAYSNEQSLNFVIPIIVILFLGIIYIMTQRADSGFVSFILIGAAALTMFYWVRVLKKMTKDQKPLYTQAREQETKNWVYDLIKGEGEFVFVAEVPGPEDKIAVRLVDGILYIRGTAGFSKEVPIEGANEMQIFDFKYRNGVLTLRIK comes from the coding sequence TTGGCAAGTTATAAGGGAGCATATTCAAATGAACAGTCATTAAATTTTGTGATACCAATTATCGTAATTCTGTTTTTAGGAATAATCTACATCATGACACAAAGAGCTGATTCAGGGTTTGTGAGTTTTATTTTGATTGGTGCAGCAGCTTTAACGATGTTTTATTGGGTTAGAGTCTTGAAGAAAATGACAAAAGATCAAAAGCCACTATACACTCAAGCAAGAGAACAAGAAACAAAGAATTGGGTTTACGATTTGATCAAAGGTGAAGGAGAATTTGTTTTTGTAGCTGAAGTTCCAGGTCCTGAAGACAAAATTGCAGTCAGATTAGTTGATGGAATTTTATACATTCGTGGAACTGCAGGATTTTCAAAGGAGGTTCCAATAGAAGGTGCAAATGAGATGCAGATATTTGATTTCAAATATAGAAACGGCGTCTTAACACTTAGAATAAAATAA
- the ectA gene encoding diaminobutyrate acetyltransferase — MSSIIFREPSISDADSIWNLVKNNKPLDENSKYLYVLLCHQFSKTCVVAESGSDIIGFLSGFISPKSPDTLFVWQAAVSNAFRNKGIAKELVLKALSQTDPDVRFVEATVTPSNKASLKFLQNIATQLDGDFKKTPMFSTKILGDDHEPEDLIRIGPIQKNLLEVTA, encoded by the coding sequence ATGTCTTCAATAATTTTCAGAGAACCATCAATTAGTGATGCTGATTCTATCTGGAATTTGGTAAAAAATAACAAACCCCTTGATGAGAATTCCAAATATCTTTATGTCTTACTTTGCCATCAATTCTCAAAAACATGTGTAGTGGCAGAATCTGGTTCTGATATTATCGGCTTTCTTTCGGGATTCATCTCTCCTAAAAGTCCAGACACTCTTTTTGTATGGCAGGCAGCTGTATCTAATGCATTTAGAAATAAAGGGATAGCCAAGGAACTTGTGTTAAAGGCACTATCTCAAACAGATCCTGATGTTAGATTTGTTGAGGCTACTGTTACTCCCTCTAACAAAGCATCTTTGAAATTTTTGCAAAATATAGCTACTCAACTTGATGGTGATTTTAAAAAGACACCTATGTTCTCAACCAAAATTCTGGGGGATGATCATGAACCAGAAGATCTTATTAGAATTGGACCTATTCAAAAAAATCTTTTGGAGGTAACAGCATGA
- the ectB gene encoding diaminobutyrate--2-oxoglutarate transaminase: MKQINALESQVRSYCRKYPVMFEKAKGPFLIDKDGKKYFDFLCGAGSLNYGHNNSIMKKEIINYLNDDGITHSLDLATKSKEEFLNSFSKHILAPRNLNYKIQFTGPTGTNAVEAALKIARKVTGRTKIISFTNGFHGVTLGSVAATGNSFHRGGAGTSLNDVIFMPYDGYMGKKINTIDYLRRVLEDNSSGIDLPAAVILETIQGEGGINIASSKWLQSLQDLCHEFGILMIVDDIQVGCGRTGTFFSFENVGIEPDLVVMSKSLSGFGLPFSLLLLKPDLDKWKPGEHNGTFRGNNLAFLTAKTAIDYFWTTQELEAEITLKSNILKERLEKMAKENISSDIEVRGKGMVYGIDCILEDLASAIQHRCFENGLILETCGSDDHVVKLLPALTISDDELREGLDILEKSIKQVMNQSDFQKKLEAEIVEK; this comes from the coding sequence ATGAAACAAATTAATGCACTAGAATCACAGGTAAGATCATATTGCCGAAAATATCCTGTGATGTTTGAAAAAGCAAAAGGTCCATTCCTAATTGATAAAGATGGAAAAAAATATTTTGATTTTCTTTGTGGTGCAGGTTCATTAAATTATGGACATAATAATTCTATTATGAAAAAAGAAATCATTAATTATCTAAATGATGATGGAATTACACATAGTTTAGATCTTGCAACAAAATCAAAAGAAGAATTTTTGAATTCATTTTCAAAACATATTTTGGCTCCTAGAAATCTAAACTACAAGATACAATTTACCGGACCTACTGGTACCAATGCAGTAGAAGCCGCATTAAAGATTGCAAGAAAGGTAACTGGTAGAACAAAAATTATTTCATTTACAAATGGTTTTCATGGTGTTACATTAGGTTCAGTAGCCGCTACAGGAAATAGTTTTCATAGAGGTGGTGCTGGAACTTCATTAAATGATGTTATCTTTATGCCATATGATGGTTATATGGGAAAGAAAATAAACACAATTGATTATCTACGACGTGTCTTAGAGGATAACAGTAGTGGAATTGATCTTCCAGCTGCTGTAATTTTAGAAACCATTCAAGGCGAAGGTGGAATAAACATAGCAAGCTCAAAATGGCTTCAATCATTGCAGGACTTATGTCATGAATTTGGAATATTGATGATTGTAGATGACATTCAGGTAGGATGTGGTCGTACAGGTACTTTTTTCAGTTTTGAGAATGTAGGAATCGAACCTGATTTGGTTGTAATGTCCAAATCTCTTAGTGGATTTGGATTACCTTTCTCTTTGCTTTTACTAAAACCTGATCTTGACAAGTGGAAACCAGGAGAGCATAATGGAACGTTTAGAGGAAATAATTTGGCTTTTCTTACTGCCAAGACCGCGATTGATTATTTTTGGACTACTCAGGAATTGGAAGCAGAAATTACCCTCAAATCAAATATTCTGAAAGAGAGATTAGAAAAAATGGCTAAAGAAAACATATCGTCAGATATTGAAGTACGTGGAAAAGGAATGGTCTATGGAATTGATTGTATTCTTGAAGATTTGGCCAGTGCCATTCAACACAGATGCTTTGAAAATGGGTTAATTCTTGAAACATGTGGATCCGATGATCATGTAGTAAAACTTCTTCCTGCTTTGACAATTTCTGACGATGAATTAAGAGAGGGTTTGGATATACTGGAGAAAAGTATCAAGCAAGTAATGAACCAATCTGACTTTCAAAAAAAACTTGAGGCTGAAATTGTTGAGAAATGA
- a CDS encoding ectoine synthase codes for MIVRNTELLRGTNRQVNSKNWSSTRLLLKDDDMGFSFHETILYPNTETKIWYKNHLEAVYCIEGVGEVEEADGLKHSIRPGIIYALDKHDKHILRAFSKMRMICVFNPALVGPETHDPEGVYPLLTTGEKNVSK; via the coding sequence ATGATAGTACGAAATACTGAATTACTTCGTGGTACAAACCGACAAGTTAATTCAAAAAATTGGTCTAGCACAAGACTTCTTTTAAAAGATGATGACATGGGTTTCTCGTTTCATGAAACAATCCTTTATCCTAACACTGAAACTAAAATTTGGTACAAAAATCATCTTGAAGCCGTATATTGTATAGAAGGAGTTGGTGAGGTAGAAGAAGCTGATGGATTAAAACACAGTATTCGTCCTGGAATAATCTATGCGTTGGATAAACATGATAAACATATTCTTAGAGCATTTTCAAAAATGAGAATGATATGTGTATTTAATCCTGCACTTGTCGGACCTGAAACACATGATCCAGAAGGAGTATATCCATTATTAACAACAGGAGAAAAAAATGTCTCAAAGTAA
- the thpD gene encoding ectoine hydroxylase — protein sequence MSQSKSQFDFYPTRMNSESKIIPRTDPVVYSDSYDDLSKEQVEFFENNGYLIFDDLFSSDEVNKLFEELKSLSRDETKKKLPQFILEETHRDVRSIFEIHKISKIYGNLCKDKRVLKKVQQLLGSKVYIHQSRVNLKPGFDGKEFYWHSDFETWHSEDGMPNMHAVSCSISLTKNYEFNGPLMVIPGSHKEFVSCSGKTPDEHYKQSLKRQEIGTPDKEILEQMVEKSKIVSAKGNAGSVIIFDCNIMHGSNGNITPYPRSNAFFVYNSIHNKLVEPFCGLNPRPDYIADREFSPLESVESFL from the coding sequence ATGTCTCAAAGTAAATCTCAATTTGATTTTTATCCAACAAGAATGAACTCTGAATCAAAAATTATTCCACGAACTGATCCTGTTGTGTATTCTGATTCATATGATGATCTTTCTAAAGAACAAGTAGAATTTTTTGAGAACAATGGATATTTGATATTTGATGATTTGTTTTCTTCTGATGAGGTCAACAAACTTTTCGAAGAATTAAAATCTCTTTCTCGTGATGAAACAAAAAAGAAATTACCTCAATTCATCTTAGAAGAAACTCATAGAGACGTGCGTTCTATTTTTGAAATTCATAAAATCAGTAAAATTTATGGTAATCTTTGTAAAGACAAGAGAGTTTTAAAAAAAGTACAACAACTCCTTGGAAGCAAAGTATACATTCACCAATCACGAGTAAATCTAAAACCCGGATTTGATGGTAAAGAATTCTATTGGCATTCGGATTTTGAGACTTGGCATTCTGAGGATGGGATGCCTAACATGCATGCAGTATCATGTTCAATTAGTCTTACAAAAAACTATGAGTTTAATGGACCCTTGATGGTTATTCCTGGTTCTCACAAAGAATTTGTTTCATGCAGTGGGAAAACCCCTGATGAACACTACAAACAATCTCTAAAAAGACAAGAGATAGGCACACCTGATAAAGAAATCTTGGAACAAATGGTTGAAAAAAGTAAAATTGTATCGGCAAAGGGCAATGCAGGGTCTGTCATCATTTTTGATTGTAATATAATGCATGGTTCTAATGGAAACATCACTCCTTATCCTAGAAGTAATGCCTTCTTTGTTTACAACAGCATCCACAACAAACTAGTTGAACCATTTTGTGGATTGAATCCTAGACCTGATTATATTGCAGACAGAGAATTCTCGCCTCTTGAATCTGTAGAAAGTTTTCTTTGA
- a CDS encoding mechanosensitive ion channel domain-containing protein, giving the protein MAEVIGEFNSVSELLLSDESLQFACLTLLVGIITIILVYRKFSNWILTRKFSYTRSHLSNFVRSVLLPIFALILITAVNGYVQITGIFLDDQQGIDTPQQIFAKILNSLNLVIIGYTTSYLIPIVIRKQNASNEEKQDFIIWKEKRGFGDDDNDFFHTIYKWQPPKEPPEDMDKAEFKRLLETKEGRKTLEKFRTNKGFEIGTLVPLVKDPFETWKKSEREKYEKYYQDCTSGNNQVGQKLRPGAEPNEIFSIDQWRSEKRLRYYDPIKPGARPAGYSEKQKELMPKSLTSFIPPLIFSGFLIGLLVWWNVDLFVLGTALAGLGVGIGFALKETLENLFAYLMIRKDKVFVEGDRVLIEDYNGYVHKITTRITYIRHALNESIAIFPTRQMVGTKVVNFSKDYGYVPALIKIGTSYLNDPQQVCSILVKVGKRAMKEIVDENGRHLAVQERCPYLDKNKPSCGCDHEIVDVTQPWVLFDDFGDSALMFEMWIYVRDYGSQFKMKSNLRLMIYQEFKKHDIRIPWPIRTIYSGNQIREEKEIEKLDELRKKTYDEYGPGEMNKF; this is encoded by the coding sequence ATGGCCGAAGTTATTGGAGAGTTTAATTCTGTTTCAGAGTTATTATTATCTGATGAATCCCTTCAATTCGCTTGTTTGACATTATTGGTAGGAATAATTACGATCATTCTTGTATACAGAAAATTTTCAAACTGGATATTAACAAGAAAATTTAGCTATACAAGATCACATCTGTCAAATTTTGTTAGAAGTGTACTTTTACCAATTTTTGCATTAATTTTAATTACAGCAGTAAATGGTTATGTTCAAATCACAGGGATATTTCTTGATGATCAACAAGGAATAGATACACCTCAACAAATTTTTGCAAAGATTTTGAACAGTTTGAATCTGGTGATAATAGGCTATACGACATCATATTTGATTCCAATAGTCATCAGAAAGCAAAATGCCTCTAATGAAGAAAAGCAGGATTTCATAATATGGAAAGAGAAAAGAGGATTTGGTGATGATGATAATGATTTTTTCCACACGATATACAAATGGCAACCACCAAAAGAACCTCCCGAAGACATGGATAAGGCAGAATTCAAACGACTGCTTGAAACAAAAGAAGGTAGAAAAACGCTTGAAAAATTTAGAACGAATAAGGGATTTGAAATTGGCACGCTTGTCCCGTTAGTAAAAGATCCATTTGAGACATGGAAAAAATCAGAGAGAGAGAAATATGAAAAGTATTATCAAGATTGCACAAGCGGTAATAACCAAGTAGGTCAGAAACTAAGACCGGGTGCTGAACCAAATGAAATTTTTTCTATCGATCAATGGAGAAGTGAGAAAAGATTACGTTACTATGACCCAATCAAACCGGGTGCAAGGCCTGCAGGATATTCTGAAAAACAAAAAGAGTTAATGCCAAAATCCTTGACGTCATTTATTCCTCCTTTGATTTTTTCGGGTTTTTTAATTGGTCTTTTAGTATGGTGGAACGTAGACTTGTTTGTTTTGGGGACAGCTCTTGCAGGATTGGGAGTAGGTATTGGATTTGCATTAAAAGAGACTTTAGAAAATTTGTTTGCATATTTAATGATTAGAAAGGACAAGGTATTCGTAGAAGGAGATCGTGTTTTAATTGAAGATTACAATGGATATGTGCACAAAATAACCACAAGGATCACTTACATAAGACATGCATTAAACGAATCAATTGCAATTTTTCCTACAAGACAGATGGTAGGAACGAAAGTAGTTAATTTTTCAAAGGATTATGGGTATGTTCCCGCCCTTATAAAAATAGGCACGTCGTATCTAAATGATCCTCAACAAGTTTGCTCAATTCTAGTTAAAGTCGGAAAGAGAGCAATGAAAGAAATTGTAGATGAAAATGGCAGGCATTTGGCAGTTCAAGAAAGATGCCCATACCTTGATAAGAATAAACCTAGCTGTGGGTGTGATCATGAAATAGTAGATGTAACGCAACCTTGGGTTCTTTTTGATGATTTTGGAGATTCAGCATTAATGTTTGAAATGTGGATATATGTTAGAGATTATGGTTCGCAGTTTAAAATGAAAAGTAATCTCAGATTGATGATATATCAAGAATTTAAGAAACACGACATAAGAATTCCATGGCCTATACGCACAATTTATTCAGGAAATCAGATCAGAGAAGAAAAAGAAATAGAAAAGCTCGACGAACTAAGAAAGAAAACATATGATGAATACGGACCTGGAGAAATGAACAAATTTTAG
- a CDS encoding CDGSH iron-sulfur domain-containing protein has product MANVIIKALKDGPLLVEVDEKTSITLCRCGRSQTQPSCDGTHAKIGFKADSSEIKVTE; this is encoded by the coding sequence ATGGCAAATGTAATTATCAAAGCATTAAAAGATGGACCATTACTAGTAGAGGTTGACGAAAAGACATCCATAACATTGTGTAGATGTGGAAGATCTCAAACTCAACCTAGTTGTGATGGAACTCATGCCAAAATAGGGTTTAAAGCAGATTCCTCAGAAATCAAAGTTACAGAATGA
- a CDS encoding amidohydrolase family protein, translating to MIIDCHVHVNQYELLQNVPSLDDRIEELQNEMNGNNVDYAIILSSYKVNSKRPSTKQIIEAIKKYDNLGVAAGFTIDNHTEEDLKEYRELIKNGKIKALKIYSGYEHYYPYDEKYQKVYDTCVEFGIPAMFHTGDTYSEKGKLRFARPLNLDEVAVDNPELKIVMCHLGNPWIQDAQEVIYKNKNVYADVSGLVVGSFDHFFEKMVKEKVAELINYAGEPRYLLYGTDWPISSMDSYLNFVAKLNIKKEFRDNFMFKNAKKLFNIS from the coding sequence ATGATCATTGATTGCCATGTTCACGTCAACCAGTACGAATTATTGCAAAACGTTCCATCCTTAGATGACAGAATTGAAGAACTGCAAAACGAAATGAATGGGAATAATGTAGATTATGCTATAATTTTATCATCATATAAAGTAAATTCTAAAAGACCATCTACAAAACAAATTATTGAGGCCATAAAGAAATATGATAATCTTGGAGTCGCGGCAGGATTCACAATTGATAATCACACAGAAGAAGATCTAAAAGAGTATAGAGAACTGATTAAAAATGGAAAAATTAAAGCTTTGAAAATTTATTCTGGTTATGAACACTATTATCCATATGATGAAAAATATCAAAAAGTATATGATACATGTGTAGAATTTGGAATCCCTGCAATGTTTCACACAGGTGACACATACTCTGAGAAAGGTAAACTTCGTTTTGCAAGACCTTTGAATCTTGATGAAGTTGCAGTGGACAATCCTGAATTAAAAATAGTCATGTGTCATTTAGGAAACCCTTGGATTCAAGATGCACAAGAGGTCATTTATAAAAATAAAAATGTCTATGCAGACGTTTCAGGTCTAGTAGTAGGTTCTTTTGATCATTTTTTTGAAAAGATGGTGAAGGAAAAAGTTGCAGAATTGATAAATTATGCAGGAGAACCACGTTATTTATTATATGGAACAGATTGGCCAATTAGTTCGATGGATTCATATCTTAATTTTGTAGCTAAATTAAATATCAAAAAAGAGTTCAGAGATAATTTTATGTTTAAAAATGCAAAAAAACTATTCAACATTTCCTAA
- a CDS encoding GNAT family N-acetyltransferase gives MNSEKKYTVTVRQMEEKDFPQIVELQKISFPTIASKGIFWKPKHLKAHLQVFPEGQFVAEYKGKIVGSCSSLIITLHPEHKEHTWMSVCGNSFFENHDPKGDTLYGADISSHPDYRRLGVATKLYNARKNLAIKLNLRRIIAGGRILNYCEHAKNMSPLEYVQKVKRHEIKEPVLLFQFRNKFKFIKILPNYMKDPRSLNYATFIEWKNPKFVEKNDH, from the coding sequence ATGAATTCTGAAAAAAAATATACAGTCACAGTTAGACAAATGGAAGAAAAAGACTTTCCTCAAATCGTAGAGTTACAAAAGATATCTTTTCCAACCATAGCCTCAAAAGGAATTTTCTGGAAGCCAAAACATTTGAAGGCACATCTTCAAGTTTTCCCAGAAGGACAATTTGTAGCAGAGTATAAAGGAAAAATTGTAGGTTCTTGCAGTAGTTTAATAATCACACTTCATCCAGAACACAAAGAGCATACATGGATGTCTGTGTGTGGAAATAGTTTCTTCGAAAATCACGATCCCAAAGGAGACACATTGTATGGTGCAGATATATCATCACATCCCGATTATAGAAGATTAGGAGTTGCTACAAAACTGTATAATGCAAGAAAGAATCTTGCTATAAAACTTAATTTACGTAGAATTATTGCCGGTGGCAGAATACTCAATTATTGCGAACACGCAAAAAATATGTCTCCATTAGAATATGTACAAAAAGTTAAGCGACATGAAATCAAAGAGCCTGTATTACTTTTTCAATTTCGAAACAAATTCAAATTCATCAAAATTTTACCAAATTATATGAAAGATCCACGCTCATTAAACTATGCAACTTTTATTGAATGGAAAAATCCAAAGTTTGTAGAAAAAAATGATCATTGA
- a CDS encoding transcription factor TFIIB — protein MKQILEYCFNEKHTSPITDVNTGEIFCSNCGIVLLEKSVDRSDESNMLTKDDYMNKTRNGPPSKIAISDMSKSSIISKGNFDANGNKILVKNKIHFSRLRFWDSRIKMDKKEKNLVRAFTILDAYASKLNIPENAKEHSAYIYRKAMEKNIIRGSSIPSIMAASVYTACKQLSIPRSADEISKVANMKRKLLSKTYRRLVKSLELKINATEIDYTSKVANTLSVSEKTARLAHKIIDDFKKDGSHVGKNPIGIASASIYLSAINNNDYIPMAKISQKTDISIVTIRKVSKLLKPFAAKYIKSIDIKS, from the coding sequence ATGAAACAAATACTAGAATATTGTTTTAATGAAAAACACACATCACCAATCACAGATGTCAATACAGGGGAAATTTTTTGTAGTAATTGCGGAATTGTGTTATTAGAGAAATCAGTAGATAGATCTGATGAATCAAACATGTTAACTAAGGATGACTATATGAATAAAACACGAAATGGTCCCCCATCAAAAATTGCCATATCAGATATGTCAAAATCATCCATAATATCAAAAGGGAATTTTGATGCAAATGGAAATAAAATACTTGTTAAAAACAAAATACATTTTTCAAGATTAAGATTTTGGGATTCACGTATTAAGATGGATAAAAAAGAGAAAAATCTTGTTAGAGCATTTACTATTTTAGATGCTTATGCCAGCAAACTCAATATTCCAGAAAACGCAAAAGAACATTCAGCATATATCTATAGAAAAGCAATGGAGAAAAATATTATCAGAGGCAGTTCAATCCCCTCAATTATGGCAGCATCAGTATACACCGCATGTAAACAGCTTAGTATTCCAAGAAGCGCTGATGAGATATCTAAAGTTGCAAACATGAAAAGAAAACTATTATCTAAAACATATAGACGACTTGTAAAAAGCCTAGAATTGAAAATAAATGCAACAGAAATAGATTATACATCCAAAGTCGCAAATACATTGTCAGTTAGCGAAAAGACAGCTAGACTTGCACACAAAATAATTGATGATTTTAAAAAGGATGGAAGTCATGTAGGTAAAAATCCAATAGGCATAGCTAGTGCATCAATATATCTCTCAGCAATTAATAACAATGACTATATTCCAATGGCAAAAATTTCACAAAAAACAGACATCAGTATAGTGACAATTCGAAAGGTATCCAAACTTCTTAAACCGTTTGCAGCAAAATACATCAAAAGTATAGACATCAAATCATAA
- a CDS encoding DUF6659 family protein translates to MAIITSKKIKNFDDICKKILQNKDIRYICILNKMGNLILEKKQNRVKFLLPDKKSRGLYLKLKLESSLIKDFDDELGQLEFIVTYRKKIQMISIPIYGNLVMISVKKNANSRLIANTVLNLFRKIIN, encoded by the coding sequence ATGGCAATAATAACAAGTAAAAAAATTAAAAACTTTGATGATATTTGTAAAAAGATTTTACAAAATAAGGATATTCGATATATTTGCATATTGAACAAAATGGGCAATTTGATTCTTGAGAAAAAACAAAACAGAGTAAAATTTTTACTACCAGATAAAAAATCCAGAGGTCTATACTTGAAATTGAAATTAGAATCGTCTTTAATTAAAGATTTTGATGATGAATTGGGTCAATTAGAATTTATTGTAACATATAGAAAAAAAATTCAAATGATAAGTATTCCAATTTATGGTAATTTGGTAATGATATCAGTTAAAAAAAATGCCAATTCCCGTTTGATCGCCAATACAGTATTGAATTTGTTTAGAAAAATCATCAATTAA
- a CDS encoding plastocyanin/azurin family copper-binding protein has translation MENQDEKFGIVMSIVVTAIALVLVGSTSATHDGSISAQGEWVIDQTTSELKNVPDTIQDLTSDALDTADTIIEESNSMYEAVDRTTNTIENKLPNVPKVIKQNDGKLLELVSIPPETSVPGCEESNTCFLPAVATLSTGGEVIWTNHDDIPHTITSGNPQNGPDGLFDSGLMMPGDTYSLTFDLVFEYDYFCLVHPWMQGSIVVT, from the coding sequence ATGGAAAATCAAGATGAAAAATTTGGAATTGTAATGTCTATTGTTGTGACTGCTATTGCACTTGTACTTGTTGGTAGCACAAGTGCTACACATGATGGGTCAATTTCTGCTCAGGGCGAATGGGTAATTGATCAAACAACTTCAGAATTGAAAAATGTTCCAGATACGATACAAGATCTTACATCTGATGCATTAGATACTGCCGATACTATAATTGAAGAATCTAATTCTATGTATGAAGCAGTAGATAGGACTACAAATACGATTGAGAATAAATTGCCAAATGTTCCAAAAGTAATAAAACAAAATGATGGGAAGTTACTTGAACTAGTCAGTATTCCTCCAGAAACTAGTGTTCCTGGATGTGAAGAGTCAAACACGTGTTTTCTTCCAGCAGTTGCTACTTTGTCAACTGGTGGTGAAGTAATATGGACAAACCATGATGATATTCCTCATACAATTACTTCTGGAAATCCACAAAATGGTCCTGATGGGTTATTTGACAGTGGATTGATGATGCCTGGTGATACTTACTCTCTTACGTTTGATCTTGTGTTTGAATATGATTACTTTTGTCTTGTTCATCCTTGGATGCAAGGCAGCATAGTAGTTACATAA
- a CDS encoding Lrp/AsnC ligand binding domain-containing protein: MGTSYLLLLCTVHKNIEIADTIRKFPGVKEAIPVIGAYDCVVKTEMTSPDDVNNLVLTSIRPLAHVRSVLTLHDAPKLLLSENA, translated from the coding sequence ATGGGAACTTCCTATTTACTTCTACTGTGTACGGTTCACAAAAACATTGAGATTGCAGACACCATTCGAAAATTTCCGGGGGTGAAGGAAGCTATCCCTGTAATAGGTGCATATGATTGTGTTGTAAAAACTGAAATGACGTCTCCTGACGACGTTAATAATCTTGTTTTGACTAGTATCCGTCCTCTAGCTCATGTACGTAGTGTTCTTACTTTGCATGATGCGCCAAAATTGCTTTTATCAGAAAATGCCTGA